Part of the Hippopotamus amphibius kiboko isolate mHipAmp2 chromosome 7, mHipAmp2.hap2, whole genome shotgun sequence genome, CTCCAATGTCCCCAAAATATCTTTTGTAGGTATAGTTTTTCCCAGTCCTGGACCTAACAAAGATTCAtgcattgcatttggttgttaTATATACCtgtttagtgtctttttttttttgaggtatagttgatttacaatcttatattagtttcaggtgtacaacattgtgattcaatgtttttatagattatattccttttaaacttattgtaaaatattggctatattccttgtgctgtacaatatatctttgtagcttatttattttatacatagaagtttgtgcctcttaatcccctacccttatcttgccctacccgccttccctctccccactggtaaccactggtttgttccctgcatctgtgagtctatttcttttttcttatattcactagtttgttttagattccacatataaatgatatcataaagtattttttttctctgcttcttcagtGTCTTTTAAGCCAGAATACCTTCCAccatttataaaacatattaatCTTTTATAAGAGTTCAAGTCATTTGTCTTATAGACTGTCCCAAATCAGACTGGATTTGCTGATTATTTCCTCAAGATTGGATTCAgattaaatgtttggtaaaaataCTACATAGGTAATATTGTGTATCACTTATTGCATCTGCTTGTTGATGCTAAAAGTTGCTACTATTTTAATTGTCCCAAACtaatgagaaaagaacagaaaaagacttatAAGGGTTGTAGCTGGGCCAGATGAAGGCCAGATAATGTCATGGTTCATTGTCTAATTGAGGATTCTGAAGATGTTGGAATAGTGAAAAAGGGAGGGCATATGTCAATACATGCTTGCCAGATGTTAGTATAGATGTGCCCAACTTCAAAATACTTATTCTGTAGCAGTCGGTACCAAGTGCACATTTTGAGAGCAGTTTAGCTTTAACAAAATAATATTGTCCCTCATATTAAATTGATGCTGTTATTTAGAATTTGTAGTTTTTTGtcaattttctaattttgacTGTTAGGAAGATTCTGTGAACATCAGAAGTTTAAACAtagtttgttttatacatatttaagaaACTATGTAACAAAAGTAATTTGCATCAGCTGTGGGGGTGCTggaagaattattttcctttgaaatggGTCCATGTATTAAGTAAAGCAATACTGATTTAGCTCTGTTTATTAGGCACTTCTGAAGCCTTTAGCTTTTGGTCCAGAGAGACTGGCCATGGGAAATGATGATGCAAACAGTAGATGAAAAGTTATCTGGCAAttggttttattttccaattattaTGTGAATTGCAGTAGTTGCTACTGAGCAGATAATTGTAGTATGGGTGTATAGCTTCTCAAGCACTCTTGCACAGCAAGCATGAGGTGACACATGTCAAGTATGGACCAGGGAAGAGTAATTTTCtgtatcctattttatttttatctgtttactTCCTTTgtcagagggaggcagaagatcGGAAATTTCAGGGGAACAGTTAAATTTTTAGAAGctcattaaaagttatttttaaaagaccagaCAGCTTTTGGaggtttcttatttttatttcagaaagatcAGGATTTTTGCCATAGTCATTAGGTGTAAAACAGTATATTATGAAGAACATGGACCTAGAGTCAGAAGCTTTATCACTAAATATTACCAAAAAACTTTTGGCAAGTCAGcccctctgagcttcaatttcttcaCCTGCCAGATAGGTATAATAATATGGACCCCTACCAATTTCACAGCATAAAATAGcatgaaaatgctttgtaagctatgtatgttttaaattgtttttataaaattgagtTGCTTCCCAGTTTTACAAATGGTCTGTTGTAGTTAAATAAGAATCTCCTAATTGGGACTGAATTTCTAGAAGTCCATATATTGCCCAGTATGTGAGGAACCTATGCTGTGGTGAAGGTATCTGAGCTGTGTTCTTAAAATCAAAATCAAGCAGTTGATACAAGCAGAAGGGAACTTCTTTTTCACTAGATACCCTTTTATACTATTTACTATAGACATGTATCGCCTGTTCAAACTTTATATAATTGGAGTAGCTCAGGGATATGGCTGTGGGTGGTTGAGATATGCCCTGACAGCAGCAAGATGAAACTGGGCTATGTAACCTGCCTAGAATTCCCCTGGAAAGCTGAGCCAGTGCTTTGATTGGGACTGTTCAACCCCTAGGGAGACAGGACAGGTCACCCCCTTGCAAGAGCATTAATAACACAACCATGTCTCCACTTTCAGTGGGAAAGGGGAACCTGTGACTGAACTCAGCTGGCACTCCTGCCGGCAGCTCCTCTACCAGGCAGTGGCCACAATCCTGGCCCATGCAGGCTTCGAGTGTGCTAACGAGAGTGTCCTGGAGACCCTAACTGATGTAGCACACGAGTACTGCCTTAAGTTCACCAAGTTGCTGCGATTTGCTGTGGATCAGGAGGCCCGGCTGGGGCAGACTCCCTTCCCCGACGTGATGGAGCAGGTGTTCCATGAAGTGGGCATTGGCAGTGTGCTCTCCCTCCAGAAGTTCTGGCAGCACCGCATCAAGGACTATCACAGTTACATGCTGCAGGTGAGAGGACCCTGTGGAGAAGCGGGTAAAGATGTGTAACCTAGGGGTGTTCAGCGGAATCCCTAACACTTGCTCTAGAGTACACAGCACAGGGCCTTGGAACAGAGTGGATTTAACCTGCTTTCCTCATGACCCTGGCTGTGTTCTGCTGGCCTCATCACTGACCTGGCCAGACCCAGGGGTCTCCTTTATTAGTCAGTGAAATTATAGCATGTGGTTAGCATACTtttattcaacaggtatttattgagtgcctattgtGAGTCAGGCACTGTGGGATTCAGCAGTTAACAAGTTCCTTACTCAAAAACAAGTCAGCAAATAATGatcaaaataatttcagatggcgttaagtgctatgaaaaagaaacaaaacaggacttccctggcggtccagtggttgggacttcaccttccagtgctgggggtgcgggttcgatccctggtcaggaagctggAATCCCATGTGCTTCgtggccaaaaagccaaaaaacccccataaaacagaagcagtattgtggcaaattcaataaagactttgaaaatggtccacatcaaaaacatctttaaaaaaaaaaagggaaagaaacaaagaaaaaaaacagagtgaGGTGATACTGCCCAAGGGTGAAGTGTGGTGGGGGAGACACCATTTTGGGTTATAACCAGATATATCTAATCTCTTCAGCTCTTGTGGTGTTAggcattttgttcactgttttggTTTCCccaaatctaaaatatgataagGAATTCTTGACTCCCAATCACCTTTGCTAAGTGATCCAGATTTCTTACAATGTTCATTATCCACCTGTGGTACCTATGTCAACTGTTAGTTTTTAGAGCCAAAAATTGTCCCAGTTCAGATATAATACAGTCTAAATATTTTTTACCTTTATGTGCCTTTTAATTAACAACATACACATTCTCTGGCAAACCAATTTTCTTTACGTGTCTCGtcatttacaaatttaaaactCACATTCCTTCCTTTGGCAGTCTTTATTGATATTCATATTTTGTTGGCTTTTCCATGGGATGCCACAAGCTGACTCTCCAACTTGCTTTTAACATTTCCTGGGAAAACTGACTCTTGCTTGCCAACAGATTAGTAAACAGCTCTCTGAAGAGTATGAAAGGATTGTCAATCCTGAGAAGGCCACAGAGGACACTAAACCTGTAAAGATCAAGGAGGAACCTGTGAGCGACATCACCTTCCCTGTCAGTGAGGAACTAGAGGCTGACCTTGCTTCTGGAGACCAGTCATTGCCCATGGGGGTCCTCGGGGCTCAGAGTGAGCGCTTCCCATCTAACCTGGAGGTCGAGGCTTCGCCACAGGCTTCAAGTAAGAGAAAACAACTTACTCATTTTGATTCTGGGAGATCTGCCAGTCTCAATACTTCTTGTGTTTTGCATTCAGACTCTGGAGATGGAAGAACAAAAGTGGGCATGGACAGGAGAATGGAAAGTCTAAAAACAAATACAGCTTCACTGATCTAGAGACACCAACATCCCCTTTGTAATTAGGGAAGAAAGGACTAGCACAGctttacagactttttttttaattgattatttattcactggctgcactgggtctttgttgctgtgcatgggctttctctagttgtggcgagcaggggctactctttgttgcggtgcatgggctgtaggtgcgtgggcttcagtagttgtggcatgtgggcttagttgctccacggcatatgggatcttcccagaccagggctctaacccgtgtcccctgcattggcagtggttaagaattgtccgcagattcttaaccactgtgccaccagggaagtccccagacatcCTTTAAAATTATTCCTGGTTAGGATGTAGATGCAACAAGTGTTATCCTCTGGATTACCAGAGTTAATTCAGCTGACCCAGTTGGGTGGGCAGATGGCCTCCTGTTCTCTGTATTCTGGTCTTTCCTGATGCTTGTACTGAATTAAGGCAACTTCCAGATAGATGGAGTAATGTTAATTGAATAGTTGGGGTTCCTTGCTAAAGTAGCTCCCAACAAGTTGGAACTGAAAGGAATTGAAATAGGGCTACCCAGTAACAGGCAGGTGGCCTCTTCTTCCAGATAGACTCTGTGATTACCTTCAGAACTAGATGACTTGATCCCTAAGTCAGTTAGACTGCAAATTAGTCTAGACATTCAGttctttacaaatataaattatttcatcaATGCACAAATGATGCAAATAGCCAGTCCTCCAGCGTAGCCTAAACAGAAACTTAggccacattttttaaagtattgagcAGAGAGCCTTTCACCATGGAAGACATAACCACAGAACAGTATTACTAGAAGACACAGAGGCAGGAGAGCCAAAAAGAAATTGTTGCAGACGTAGGGGTCATGTCTCTTTTCAGCAGTCTGGGAACTGCTGCTAGCATTTTGTAGTGGTCATTAACTTTTCATAATGTGAGAGAGGACCAGGGACCCAAACACAAGGCAGGACAAGACAGTCCCATAAAAGGACAAGCAGCTATAACACCTGACCAAGAGCCCATGGTCGTGCCTGCCTTTGAACCTTTCCACCTGCAGAGTTTTACTTCCCTGGTTTAGGGAAAatggaggtgggtggggtgggctaAAGGAGGGTgagaaagtggaaaagaagatatTTAGAGCTGGTAACTTTTTGAGCAGAGAAGAATCACCATATTCTCCAGCCAAGTAGAGAATCAGAGTGAAAACTGAGCTCAAAGGCCGTCAGTCGGCCCTGGGTGGTGTATGCCTATACTTTGTTCCAGCCTTTCTTACTGCTAGTTAgttctgtgtttttcttccaTCCCAGGTACTGAGGTAAATGCTTCCCCTCTTTGGAACTTGGCCCATGTGAAAATGGAGCCTCAAGAGAGTGAAGAAGGCAACGTCTCCGGGCACGGTGTGCTGGGCAGCGATGTGTTCGAGGAGCCcatgtcaggcatgagtgaagcTGGGATCCCCCAGAGCCCTGATGACTCAGATAGCAGCTACGGCTCCCACTCCACTGACAGCCTCATGGGGTCCTCCCCTGTTTTCAACCAGCGCTGCAAAAAGAGGATGAGGAAAATATAAACAGCCAAGAGGGAGATTTTCTGTCCAGACCTACAAGACTCAGCAGAAAACCTTGTTGTATTCTAATTTGTTTCCATGAACAGTGATTTGACTCTTAGTCTTAAACAGTGGATTTTCCTGTTATCAGTGGCACTGGATTTAACCAAATAGGTCTGCTTTTTCGTTTTGCATCcagtttttttagttttctgcaaCAACCAAGCTACCTTTCACAGACATCATGACACTGGGATAGTAATCCAGAGACTAAAGCACTGTCCCTGTTGTCTTTACTGTGTGACTAGACAAGTGACTTAGCTTCTCTAGAGCTGTTTCTCTTGCACAACCGAGAATCATACTGCTTTGACCTGCCTTGCAGGGATATGATGAAGATGGAGATGTTATTAAGCCTCAAAGCTGTGCTTGAACAGACtcacaggaaaatacaaattttttcttttaatttgcttcatttttgttcGTCATTGGGAATCCAGTGCTGATACCTAATAGGAAAGAAATAGCTAAACACAGTACAGCTTATCtatcagttgtcttttttttttttcagactgttTTTGCTGCCCACGAAGTCTCCTATAAAATCAGAGCAGTTTATGGTGAACAGCCTTTTTGCTTCTTCAGACAGCCCTCTCTTAGCCACATATTTTCTTCTACCTTCTCTAGACTTATTCCATGCATTTCCACCCTCtttgtctgtttccttatttccactcagatctttttttttagagtttcaccgtttttatattttcacatttttcaattgctcctttcattttctcctttgtgaaTGAAGCAAACAGGACCTGTCCAAGGACAGGCTTGTGTGTTTCATTTGTTGCATCTGCTGGGCCATCAGAGAACAATGGTCCGTTCCTTTGCCAGAAATTCTCTACCTGCGCAGTGTTTCTACTGGATGAGCAGCCTCTAAAAGGATAATGGTATGCACCTTTCTGCTTTACATCAAGTCCTAAACAGCTTTACTGCTGTTCCTCATCCATCGCAGTATCACCCTGCTTGGCATCTGATAGTCTCAGTcagtatttattaagtaaatgCTGTAGCACAGGAATAAGCAGGTAAATACTGCTGGAGTTTGGTTTAAGGGTGCAGAATACAAGTCTTGTGAAATTTAGAGCCCTCCTTTAGTAGAGACCAGAAATCAAGGCCCATGTCGAGTGCCTTAAATGTCCCAGGCATTGAGAATAAATATGAATGCAGTAGCAACAAGATGAGGTTATAATTTAAACTGTTACCAGATCATTTATAAGTTTGCTAATTGTACATCCTTGGCACATTTATCTAAACCCTTCCTGTTCCAGGCTTAacttcattttctcttatttattgatGAAAAATACACATCAGGTGGTCAGTTTCCATAAAGTAGCCACCTAGtatttaattcattcacttagcaaacatttattgagtacctattatgtacTGGGTCCTCTACAAGGGATACACAAATTAGTAAGACTATCTCTGCCCTTATGGAGCTTATAGCACAGGCCGGACAAGTTCCTCTTTAAGGAAAAAGTATTCAAAGGcactaagggaaaaaaacagatatgTTCAGagttttgctgtgcaaatggtGTCCTCTTAAAGAACAGGTTCAAGTTTTTAGACCAGGGGTTCCCACTAGTTATAGAATATTGAAATTAATACTTCATGTGaaacaaaatacttttatttatttttagaatgtttaAATTGGAGACTAGGCACCAGATGGTCAAGACTGGGGTACTCTGATAAAGAAGGTCATATGAGCATTGATACCTGAGATTCACCTGGCCTAGAATTATATCATAGGCTGTTTGAGTTAAAACAGTGTTCTGAACTTAGCATGcctcagaatcccctggaggccTTACTGAAACATGTTGCTAAGCCCCACTCTCTACAGTTTCTGCTTTAGGTCTTGAATGTCTCATTTCTAGTAACAActtcccagatgatgctgatgcttttggtccagagaccacactttgagaaccactgatctggaATACAGGTTAGGCAGGGATAAAGTTCCTTAAGAGAAATGTATTGTTTTAACATACTGTGAAGAATGTGGAGGCAAAGCAAACCTTTACCAGGGCTGTTACCTATGGACTGTGCGCCTGACCCAAATAGGTGGCCTTTGAGTAAATCACTAAGGATACACTGCATTAAGTTAAAGTAGAATACAAACAGGGCCTGGCTTTGTACCTGGTTACTAGGTGTGGTGTGTACTGGAACTTTAGTAAACATCATGTGACTTTAAACCTCTCGTCTGAACTGAAGTGACTATTTGCGATAATTTTATTTGAGATTATGACAAGCAGGCTTATAGcaaagtcaaaattaaaaactctttatCCAAGTCACCATCTAAATTAGAATTTGTGTTCATTAACAATGTTTTGCCCACTTTCTTCAAAGAATCCAGTGTTCTATAATGAGCTATCCAGTGTGAGGCACATTTCATACCAACATGACTGGTTGCCAAGGAGACTCCACTGCCACTCTGGACAAGCTCCTGtttcccctctccctttctgCTAAAAGGAGGGGAACTCATGATGC contains:
- the SUPT7L gene encoding STAGA complex 65 subunit gamma, with protein sequence MLRYWGEIPISSSQSNRSSFDLLPREFRLVEVHDPPLHQPSANKPKPPTMLDIPSEPCSLTIHTIQLIQHNRRLRSLIATAQAQNQQQTEGVKTEDTEPLPSCPGSPPLPDDLLPLDCKNPNAPFQIRHSDPESDFYRGKGEPVTELSWHSCRQLLYQAVATILAHAGFECANESVLETLTDVAHEYCLKFTKLLRFAVDQEARLGQTPFPDVMEQVFHEVGIGSVLSLQKFWQHRIKDYHSYMLQISKQLSEEYERIVNPEKATEDTKPVKIKEEPVSDITFPVSEELEADLASGDQSLPMGVLGAQSERFPSNLEVEASPQASSTEVNASPLWNLAHVKMEPQESEEGNVSGHGVLGSDVFEEPMSGMSEAGIPQSPDDSDSSYGSHSTDSLMGSSPVFNQRCKKRMRKI